A single window of Asticcacaulis sp. AND118 DNA harbors:
- a CDS encoding transcriptional regulator: MTTYRFGPFLLDPRNRQLSGREGPVELNARYLDALALMVREPGQLITKDRFLDEVWRGVPVTDEALTQCIRTLRRQLGDTAVNPRFIETVTKHGYRFIAPVEVAQEAVAEPAPAMPRPVSVKAVRAPVWREGLAAAGGACVAGLLGGLIYGFAAAAQPGAGMGAVSVLLVVLCLTLIVAGLGGAGVGFGIAAAGRTSGPEAVRLTLGGAAGGLVVGAVVKLIGLDAFTLLFGHGPEGMTGAPEGLLLGGAVGFGLWLTGRMSGLRKGMALAALSGALTGGLIPVMGGRGMAGSLYELGQRFPDSRLSLDPLWRLLGDEGFGPLSQIVAGVLEGALFGGCIAGAIGLYRRANENPRT, translated from the coding sequence ATGACGACCTACCGCTTCGGCCCCTTTCTGCTCGATCCGCGCAACCGCCAGCTCAGCGGTCGTGAGGGCCCGGTGGAGTTGAACGCCCGCTATCTGGACGCGCTGGCCCTGATGGTGCGCGAGCCGGGGCAGTTGATCACCAAGGACCGCTTTCTGGACGAGGTGTGGCGCGGTGTGCCGGTCACCGACGAAGCCCTGACCCAGTGCATTCGTACGCTCAGGCGGCAACTGGGCGACACCGCCGTCAATCCGCGCTTCATCGAGACGGTGACCAAGCACGGCTACCGCTTCATCGCCCCGGTCGAGGTGGCACAGGAGGCGGTCGCCGAACCTGCGCCGGCGATGCCAAGGCCCGTGTCGGTCAAGGCGGTTCGCGCGCCGGTCTGGCGCGAAGGACTGGCGGCCGCCGGCGGGGCCTGCGTCGCCGGTTTGCTCGGCGGACTGATCTACGGTTTTGCCGCGGCGGCTCAGCCGGGGGCGGGCATGGGGGCGGTGTCGGTCCTGCTGGTGGTGCTGTGTCTGACCCTGATCGTGGCCGGGCTCGGCGGGGCCGGAGTCGGTTTCGGCATCGCCGCCGCCGGGCGGACCTCCGGGCCCGAAGCCGTGCGGCTGACGCTCGGCGGTGCGGCGGGCGGTCTGGTCGTCGGGGCGGTGGTCAAGCTGATCGGGCTGGACGCCTTCACCCTGTTGTTCGGACACGGCCCCGAAGGCATGACCGGCGCGCCGGAAGGCCTGTTGTTGGGGGGCGCGGTCGGTTTCGGCCTGTGGCTGACCGGGCGGATGTCGGGCCTGCGCAAGGGCATGGCTTTGGCGGCTCTCAGCGGCGCGCTGACGGGCGGGCTTATTCCGGTGATGGGCGGGCGCGGTATGGCGGGCAGTCTGTACGAACTGGGTCAGCGTTTCCCGGACTCGCGGCTGAGTCTCGATCCGCTGTGGCGGCTGCTCGGGGATGAGGGTTTCGGACCGCTCAGCCAGATCGTCGCCGGCGTGCTGGAAGGCGCACTGTTCGGCGGCTGCATAGCCGGGGCGATCGGGCTGTATCGGCGCGCAAACGAAAACCCCCGCACCTGA